A part of Miscanthus floridulus cultivar M001 chromosome 6, ASM1932011v1, whole genome shotgun sequence genomic DNA contains:
- the LOC136459264 gene encoding probable inactive purple acid phosphatase 27: protein MGLSGSGVALLVFLGLCTAVSSWTPPPPPPPEMLHESFAGKSEFRTVNRRRLGVCSNPSPYLAISVSTGGAPLPDEAFLRVTVAGVFRPDADDWVAMITPSNYSSVSGCPLSGASYVQTGDLAHLPLLCHYPVKAQYLTRDPGYLGCKTAACQKRDASGACSVRTCAATVTFHVVNFRTDVEFVLFSGGFRTPCVLQRSGALRFANPASPLYGHLSSTDSTATSMRLTWVSGDRRPQQVQYGVGKSATSQVATFTQNDMCSSPLLPSPAKDFGWHDPGYIHTAVMTGLQPSQAYTYRYGSDSVGWSDTNKFRMPPAAGSPETSFVIYGDMGKAPLDPSVEHYIQPGSISVAKAVAKEIQIGKVDSVFHIGDISYATGFLVEWDFFLNLIAPVASRVPYMTAIGNHERDYPESGSVYVTPDSGGECGVAYESYFHMPAVSKDKPWYSIEQGSVHFVVMSTEHKWSETSEQYKWMNQDLSSVNRSRTPWVIFIGHRPMYSSHVGIPVNVDPIFVASVEPLLLKYQVDLVFFGHVHNYERTCAVYRGICKGKPKKDASGIDTYDNSKYTAPVHAIVGAGGFSLDKFPKIVLDKWSLSRVSEFGYARVHATRADMLVQFVSSSTMEVRDQFKIVKPDPARRLRNQPVQP, encoded by the exons ATGGGTCTCTCCGGCTCCGGCGTCGCGTTGCTTGTGTTCCTCGGCCTCTGCACCGCCGTGTCGAGCtggacgccgccaccgccgcctccgccggaGATGCTGCACGAGAGCTTCGCAGGGAAGTCGGAGTTCAGGACGGTGAACCGGAGGAGGCTGGGCGTGTGCTCCAACCCGAGCCCGTACCTGGCGATCAGCGTGAGCACCGGCGGGGCGCCGCTCCCCGACGAGGCGTTCCTCAGGGTGACCGTGGCCGGCGTCTTCAGGCCCGACGCCGATGACTGGGTCGCCATGATCACGCCTTCCAACTACTCCAG TGTCTCCGGATGCCCTTTGAGTGGTGCTAGCTACGTCCAGACCGGCGATCTAGCGCATCTCCCGCTTCTGTGCCACTACCCTGTCAAG GCCCAGTACTTGACGCGCGACCCTGGCTACCTGGGCTGCAAGACCGCGGCGTGCCAGAAGCGCGACGCGTCGGGCGCCTGCAGCGTCCGCACCTGCGCCGCCACCGTCACCTTCCACGTCGTCAACTTCCGCACCGATGTCGAGTTCGTGCTCTTCTCCGGCGGCTTCCGGACGCCGTGCGTCCTCCAGCGGTCCGGCGCGCTCCGGTTCGCCAACCCCGCTAGCCCGCTCTACGGCCACCTCTCCAGCACCGACTCCACGGCCACATCG ATGAGGCTTACCTGGGTGAGCGGCGACCGGAGGCCGCAGCAGGTTCAGTACGGAGTAGGCAAGTCTGCTACTTCTCAAGTGGCAACGTTCACGCAGAATGATATGTGCA GTAGCCCCTTGTTACCAAGCCCTGCCAAGGATTTCGGGTGGCATGACCCTGGCTACATTCACACGGCCGTCATGACCGGGCTGCAGCCTTCTCAGGCCTACACCTACCGTTACGGAAG TGATTCTGTGGGTTGGAGTGACACAAACAAATTCAGAATGCCACCAGCTGCGGGCTCACCCGAGACATCATTTGTGATCTATGGTGATATGGGGAAGGCTCCGCTGGACCCATCAGTGGAACACTATATTCAG CCTGGATCAATTTCTGTGGCCAAGGCAGTGGCTAAAGAAATCCAGATAGGAAAGGTCGATTCAGTCTTCCACATAGGAGACATAAGCTATGCTACGGGCTTTCTGGTTGAATGGGACTTCTTCCTAAACCTCATAGCACCAGTCGCTTCTCGAGTTCCCTACATGACCGCTATTGGCAATCACGAAAG GGATTATCCAGAGTCTGGTTCTGTATATGTGACCCCAGATTCAGGCGGCGAATGTGGAGTTGCATATGAGTCATATTTCCACATGCCAGCAGTCAGTAAGGATAAGCCATGGTATTCAATTGAGCAAGGGAGTGTTCACTTTGTCGTGATGTCAACTGAGCATAAGTGGTCAGAGACGTCAGAGCAG TACAAATGGATGAATCAAGATTTGTCATCAGTCAATAGATCGAGGACACCATGGGTAATTTTCATTGG GCATAGACCGATGTATTCTTCCCATGTAGGAATACCAGTTAATGTAGATCCAATTTTTGTGGCCTCCGTTGAGCCACTCTTGCTCAAGTACCAG GTGGATTTGGTTTTCTTTGGCCATGTACACAACTATGAGAGGACTTGTGCAGTATACCGGGGCATATGCAAAGGCAAGCCAAAGAAGGATGCAAGTGGAATTGATACTTATGACAACAGCAAATATACTGCGCCTGTTCATGCCATTGTTGGAGCTGGAGGGTTTAGCTTGGACAAGTTCCCTAAGATTGTG TTGGACAAGTGGAGCTTATCAAGAGTTTCAGAGTTCGGCTATGCCAGGGTGCATGCCACAAGAGCTGATATGCTGGTTCAG TTTGTAAGCTCAAGTACGATGGAGGTTCGGGACCAATTTAAAATTGTGAAGCCAGATCCGGCAAGGAGGCTACGGAACCAGCCAGTTCAACCGTAG